Proteins encoded within one genomic window of Bacillus sp. SM2101:
- a CDS encoding segregation/condensation protein A — MKVQYNVKIDAFEGPLDLLLHLINRLEIDIYDIPVAKITEQYMFYIHTMQELQLDVASEYLVMAATLLAIKSKMLLPKHEEELFDEDVDIDITEDPREELINRLIEYRKYKEAATDLKELEAERSKVFTKAPSDVNEFVKDTKVKSQPLDVNLYDMLAAFQKLLRRKKLQKPLHTKITRQEIPIEKRMEEIIEELSSIKGRKSFFDLFPYEDKGHIVVTFLAILELMRENAINIEQEKNFDEIFLASKVR, encoded by the coding sequence ATGAAAGTGCAATATAATGTGAAAATTGATGCTTTTGAAGGACCGCTTGATCTTTTATTGCATTTGATTAATCGATTAGAAATAGATATTTATGATATACCAGTAGCAAAAATCACAGAACAATATATGTTCTATATTCATACAATGCAAGAGTTACAGCTAGATGTGGCTAGTGAGTATTTAGTTATGGCTGCTACTCTATTGGCAATCAAGAGTAAGATGCTGCTTCCTAAACATGAAGAGGAATTGTTCGATGAGGATGTTGATATCGATATTACCGAAGATCCTCGAGAGGAGTTAATCAATCGCTTAATTGAATATAGGAAATATAAGGAAGCTGCGACAGACTTAAAGGAATTAGAAGCTGAACGTAGCAAAGTCTTTACTAAAGCACCAAGTGATGTAAATGAATTTGTAAAAGATACTAAGGTAAAAAGCCAGCCACTTGATGTGAACTTATACGATATGCTCGCAGCATTTCAAAAGCTATTACGTAGGAAAAAGCTCCAAAAGCCACTCCATACGAAAATAACTCGTCAAGAAATTCCAATTGAAAAGAGAATGGAAGAAATTATAGAAGAGTTATCGTCAATTAAAGGGAGAAAAAGTTTTTTTGATTTATTTCCCTATGAAGATAAAGGGCACATCGTTGTTACTTTTTTAGCCATTTTAGAATTGATGAGAGAAAATGCGATTAATATTGAACAAGAAAAGAACTTTGATGAAATTTTTTTAGCTAGTAAGGTAAGGTGA
- a CDS encoding cytochrome c biogenesis protein ResB: MENVKCECGHVNPHGTVLCESCGRQIDNVNNEEQKQVDMRYDGSARRSQTYNKTVIDKIWNFFSSVKVGVWLIVITLIASAFGTIYPQLMYIPNTAKADPAAYYESQYGVTGKLYYELGFHELYGSWWYLILIGSIGISLVICSLDRVIPLYRALKKQGISRHHSFLKRQRLYSESQLKGSENSLATVREKLLKKRYNVREENGNILAEKGRFSRWGPYVNHVGLIIFLIGVLVRSVPGVYIDKSLWMRDGETNEIPGTYGKYYLQSHGFKLDVYEKDSEKDVFEDALAKIGDGVLAKNYQTDVTLYERVGDFIPGAEPELKKIKDFAIRVNEPLKYDHYALYQADFKLNEFREMSFKLIEKENEDVSLGELTIDLHNPQEEYDLGEGYQVKLLKYFPDYYLNSNGEPDTKLKIPNNPAFVFEMYTPDTPEGERSFVAIRQNIEPNGDNQYKMAFSGIETVNVSGLTVRRDFSLAIIAIGGAIFMIGVIQGMYWNHRRIWFKREGDLIYIAGHTNKNWFSLKKDITSIIEGTQLVMPVDQVEDRKKQAKGD; this comes from the coding sequence ATGGAAAACGTTAAGTGTGAATGTGGACACGTAAATCCGCATGGAACGGTTTTATGTGAGTCCTGTGGAAGGCAGATTGATAATGTTAATAATGAAGAGCAAAAGCAAGTTGATATGCGCTATGATGGTAGCGCAAGGCGTTCACAAACATATAACAAAACGGTAATTGATAAAATATGGAATTTCTTTTCTTCTGTAAAAGTTGGTGTTTGGTTAATAGTTATTACTTTAATAGCTTCAGCATTTGGAACGATTTATCCGCAATTAATGTATATACCGAATACAGCTAAGGCTGATCCAGCAGCATACTATGAATCTCAGTATGGGGTGACAGGAAAATTATATTACGAATTAGGCTTTCATGAGTTATACGGCTCATGGTGGTATTTAATCTTAATAGGGAGTATCGGTATTTCTCTCGTTATATGTAGTTTAGATCGAGTGATTCCATTATATCGTGCATTAAAAAAACAAGGTATTTCAAGACATCATAGTTTTTTAAAAAGACAAAGGCTTTATAGTGAATCTCAACTAAAAGGTAGTGAAAATTCGTTAGCTACAGTGAGAGAGAAGCTATTAAAGAAAAGGTATAATGTCCGTGAAGAAAATGGTAATATTCTTGCTGAAAAGGGCAGGTTCTCACGGTGGGGGCCTTATGTAAATCATGTTGGACTCATCATTTTTTTAATAGGTGTACTCGTTCGATCGGTACCAGGGGTCTATATTGATAAGTCATTATGGATGCGTGATGGAGAGACTAATGAAATCCCAGGTACGTATGGAAAATATTATTTACAAAGTCATGGCTTTAAGTTAGATGTCTATGAAAAAGACTCTGAAAAAGATGTTTTTGAAGATGCGTTAGCGAAAATTGGCGATGGGGTGTTAGCAAAAAACTATCAAACTGATGTTACGTTATATGAGCGTGTTGGTGATTTTATTCCAGGTGCGGAACCGGAGCTTAAAAAAATCAAGGATTTTGCTATCCGTGTGAACGAACCTTTAAAATATGACCATTATGCGTTATACCAGGCAGACTTTAAATTAAATGAATTTCGTGAAATGTCCTTTAAATTAATAGAAAAAGAAAATGAGGATGTAAGCCTGGGTGAATTAACGATAGACCTTCATAACCCCCAGGAAGAGTATGATTTGGGTGAAGGCTATCAAGTAAAGTTATTGAAATACTTTCCTGATTACTATTTAAATAGTAATGGTGAACCTGATACAAAATTAAAAATACCAAATAATCCTGCTTTTGTATTTGAAATGTATACACCTGATACTCCAGAAGGTGAAAGAAGCTTTGTTGCGATAAGGCAAAATATTGAGCCTAATGGGGATAATCAATATAAGATGGCTTTTTCAGGAATTGAAACGGTGAATGTCTCAGGGCTAACTGTAAGGCGTGATTTTTCATTAGCTATTATAGCCATAGGTGGAGCAATATTTATGATCGGTGTTATCCAAGGGATGTACTGGAATCATCGTCGGATTTGGTTCAAGCGTGAAGGGGATTTGATTTATATTGCAGGACATACGAATAAAAATTGGTTTAGTTTGAAAAAGGACATTACATCAATTATCGAGGGTACTCAGCTCGTCATGCCAGTTGATCAAGTTGAAGATCGTAAGAAGCAGGCAAAGGGGGATTAA
- a CDS encoding nucleoside recognition domain-containing protein, translated as MVNIIWVLMTVVGIVFSLLNGTIEQVNEAIFKGAREAVTICIGLISILVFWLGLMKIAQEAGMLDKLGKIFKPLVSRLFPEVPADHPAMGYILSNMMANMFGLGNAATPMGIKAMEQLKKLNGDKDVASRSMITFLAINTSSLTLIPTTIIAIRITYESSKPTEIVGTTLIATFFSTICAILIDRYFYYRRLRRGGK; from the coding sequence ATGGTTAATATTATTTGGGTTCTAATGACAGTCGTTGGCATCGTTTTTTCATTGCTAAATGGAACGATTGAACAGGTCAATGAAGCAATATTTAAAGGTGCTAGAGAAGCGGTGACGATTTGTATTGGACTAATTAGCATTCTCGTGTTCTGGTTAGGGTTAATGAAAATTGCCCAAGAAGCAGGGATGTTAGACAAGCTGGGGAAAATTTTCAAACCACTTGTAAGTAGGCTTTTTCCTGAAGTACCTGCTGATCACCCCGCTATGGGTTACATATTATCAAATATGATGGCAAATATGTTTGGTCTAGGCAATGCCGCCACCCCGATGGGGATAAAAGCAATGGAACAGTTAAAAAAGCTAAACGGTGATAAAGATGTAGCTAGCCGTTCAATGATAACTTTTTTAGCAATCAATACATCTAGCCTTACGCTAATTCCAACTACCATTATTGCTATACGAATCACTTATGAATCTTCAAAACCAACTGAAATTGTCGGGACAACCTTAATTGCCACCTTCTTTTCAACTATTTGTGCAATTTTAATTGACCGCTATTTTTATTATAGAAGGTTAAGAAGGGGTGGGAAATGA
- a CDS encoding DUF309 domain-containing protein, whose product MYPKAYIDYLVYFHGDRDYFECHEVLEEYWKQTDNDIVWVGFIQIAVGLYHHRRGNFKGAQKMIANAIAILEAQKDTVEKLGINQKTLLTTLQTQLNAIIANEPYISINLPIQDESLLTTCKNACNEKDLTWEKNSDLTNNFLINKHTLRDRTEVIKERANQLAKRKKKNRGSF is encoded by the coding sequence TTGTATCCAAAAGCTTATATAGATTATTTAGTGTATTTCCATGGGGATCGTGATTATTTTGAATGCCATGAAGTTCTCGAAGAGTATTGGAAACAAACAGACAATGATATAGTTTGGGTTGGGTTCATTCAAATTGCTGTCGGATTATATCATCATCGAAGAGGTAATTTCAAAGGTGCTCAAAAAATGATAGCAAACGCTATTGCTATCTTAGAAGCTCAAAAAGATACTGTCGAAAAGCTAGGTATAAACCAAAAAACACTACTGACAACTTTACAGACGCAACTGAATGCTATTATAGCTAACGAGCCTTATATAAGTATTAATTTACCAATTCAAGATGAATCATTGTTAACTACATGTAAAAATGCATGTAATGAAAAAGACTTGACATGGGAAAAAAACAGCGATTTAACTAATAATTTCCTTATTAATAAACATACTTTACGTGATCGTACCGAAGTTATTAAAGAAAGAGCTAATCAATTAGCCAAAAGAAAGAAAAAAAATAGAGGCTCTTTTTGA
- a CDS encoding YpuI family protein, protein MGNSIVQTQTVEVEEFLSKTVNTLSTYLNGITIHTLLKETPENQVYFEDILSEIRRLVVYCEEGLEACRIVLSNVPFRKAAAEKTLYKIYHQCIEEFFSPKKDLWYEDSRSAYTGNNSIRFREVPPSSIKELLASLEKGFQTIREELEYYETDYHTKIIQSK, encoded by the coding sequence ATGGGGAACAGTATCGTACAAACACAAACAGTAGAAGTTGAAGAATTTTTAAGTAAAACAGTCAACACATTATCAACGTATTTGAATGGCATAACTATTCATACACTACTTAAAGAAACTCCAGAAAATCAAGTTTATTTTGAAGATATTTTATCAGAAATTAGAAGATTAGTTGTGTATTGTGAAGAAGGGCTTGAAGCTTGTAGAATTGTATTATCAAATGTTCCATTTCGAAAAGCTGCGGCTGAGAAAACACTTTATAAAATATATCATCAATGTATTGAAGAGTTCTTTTCACCTAAAAAAGATTTATGGTATGAAGATAGTCGTTCAGCTTACACAGGGAATAACTCAATTAGATTTCGAGAAGTTCCCCCATCTTCTATTAAAGAACTGTTAGCATCTTTGGAAAAAGGTTTTCAAACGATTCGAGAAGAACTAGAATATTATGAAACTGATTATCATACAAAAATAATTCAATCAAAATAA
- a CDS encoding superoxide dismutase → MNDTNNYRRYMSDVTQWGKDVLAHLNKSNVHNVSLQERIQNVISEVQENLNRDRIILKEEATQIHDQVLVLHREVANIPQSEYSRQSFNDRVPIGEHKLPPLPYDYNSLEPYISEEIMRLHHDKHHQSYVDGLNKAEKMLLKARESNDYSLILHWEREAAFHGSGHYLHTIFWNNMTPNSSGSPRGSLLKQLILDFGSLEQFVQNFTAAAKAVEGVGWAIVVWSPRSRRLAILQTEKHQLYTQWDTIPIMVLDVWEHAYYLQYHNDRGTYVDNWWKVVNWHDIDERFEHARTLRWDPY, encoded by the coding sequence GTGAACGATACTAATAACTATAGAAGATATATGAGTGATGTTACACAATGGGGAAAGGATGTTTTAGCCCATTTAAATAAGAGTAATGTTCATAATGTTAGTCTACAAGAAAGGATTCAAAATGTAATCTCAGAGGTCCAAGAAAATCTAAATAGAGATAGAATAATTTTAAAAGAGGAAGCAACACAGATACATGATCAAGTGCTGGTCTTACATCGCGAAGTAGCAAACATACCGCAAAGTGAATATAGTAGGCAATCGTTTAATGATCGTGTTCCTATCGGAGAGCATAAGCTTCCACCGTTGCCATATGACTATAATTCCTTAGAGCCTTATATTTCCGAAGAAATTATGCGTTTACACCATGATAAGCATCACCAAAGCTATGTAGATGGACTTAATAAAGCAGAAAAAATGCTTCTTAAGGCAAGGGAGTCAAATGATTACTCTCTTATTTTACATTGGGAGAGGGAAGCGGCTTTTCATGGATCTGGACATTATTTACACACGATATTTTGGAATAATATGACACCGAATAGTAGCGGAAGTCCTCGAGGGTCGTTATTAAAACAGCTTATTTTAGATTTTGGTAGTCTTGAACAATTTGTTCAGAATTTCACAGCGGCAGCCAAAGCTGTGGAAGGTGTAGGGTGGGCTATCGTTGTATGGTCACCTCGTTCGAGAAGGCTAGCGATTCTACAAACTGAAAAACATCAGTTATATACTCAATGGGATACGATACCAATTATGGTCTTAGATGTTTGGGAACACGCTTATTATTTGCAATATCATAATGACCGTGGGACTTATGTGGATAATTGGTGGAAAGTAGTGAATTGGCATGATATTGATGAACGTTTTGAACATGCGAGAACCTTACGGTGGGATCCGTATTAA
- a CDS encoding D-alanyl-D-alanine carboxypeptidase family protein encodes MTFLLIIVLLLSVNQQAAVANNNVSAKSAILIEQETGRILYGKNEHTKMRIASITKIMTAIIAIESGKLEDIVDISERAIYTEGSSIHLELGDQITLKDLVYGLMLRSGNDAAVAIAEHVGGSVEGFNFLMNEKAAMIGMTNSEFSNPHGLDDHENHYSTAYDMALLTKYAMENKAFRELFETKLYHPTYKSKAWKNKHKLVTGMYSYTTGGKTGYTKRANRTLVTTAEKNGLELIAVTLDSNSNDWNDHISMFETGFDQYNLINIFGQDNLEMVKDEFYKNKIFVERDVLYPLNKEEENEVNVAVQLIKPQKSWKKNKDVPTIIGKVVISLSDDTIEEIPVFYDHGNRKSKKSWWPIFSQVFAMIIGVNSDG; translated from the coding sequence ATGACATTTCTATTAATCATTGTTTTATTATTATCAGTTAATCAACAAGCTGCAGTTGCGAATAATAACGTAAGTGCCAAAAGTGCTATTCTTATTGAACAAGAAACAGGTAGAATCTTATATGGGAAAAATGAGCATACAAAGATGAGAATAGCAAGTATAACAAAGATAATGACTGCTATAATTGCTATTGAGTCTGGAAAACTTGAGGACATAGTGGATATTAGTGAAAGAGCAATATACACTGAGGGGTCGTCCATACATCTCGAGCTAGGTGATCAGATAACATTAAAAGATTTAGTATACGGCTTAATGCTTCGTTCTGGAAACGATGCAGCCGTCGCAATAGCCGAACATGTTGGTGGTAGTGTGGAAGGCTTTAATTTCTTAATGAATGAAAAAGCTGCAATGATTGGTATGACAAACAGTGAGTTCTCGAACCCTCATGGCTTGGACGATCACGAAAATCACTATTCAACTGCGTATGATATGGCATTATTAACAAAATATGCAATGGAAAATAAAGCATTTCGTGAACTGTTCGAGACTAAGCTCTACCATCCAACATATAAAAGTAAAGCATGGAAGAACAAGCATAAGCTAGTGACCGGAATGTATTCTTATACAACTGGTGGTAAAACCGGATATACAAAAAGAGCCAATCGTACTTTAGTGACGACAGCTGAAAAGAATGGCTTAGAACTTATAGCAGTTACTTTAGATTCAAACTCGAATGACTGGAACGACCATATTAGTATGTTTGAAACGGGATTCGACCAATATAATCTTATTAATATATTTGGTCAGGATAATTTGGAAATGGTAAAGGATGAGTTTTATAAAAATAAAATATTTGTGGAAAGAGATGTTCTTTATCCTTTAAATAAAGAAGAAGAAAATGAAGTAAATGTTGCTGTTCAGCTTATAAAGCCTCAAAAATCTTGGAAAAAAAATAAAGACGTTCCAACGATTATAGGTAAAGTAGTCATTAGCCTTAGTGATGATACGATCGAAGAAATTCCTGTTTTTTATGATCATGGGAATAGAAAATCGAAAAAGTCATGGTGGCCAATATTTTCACAAGTGTTTGCTATGATTATTGGAGTAAACTCAGATGGTTAA
- a CDS encoding spore maturation protein yields the protein MATLTLVSLWFIPFLICFILIVATVKKVPTYEVFVEGGKEGIKIAFSIIPFLVGMLVSISIFRASGALDYFIGMMRPLLEGIGVPAEIIPLAIMRPISGTAALGMTSDLIGTYGPDSFIGRLASTLQGSTDTTLYVLTVYFGAVGIKKMGDALKVGLLADLCGIIAAIIVVTIIFAN from the coding sequence ATGGCCACACTTACATTAGTATCTTTATGGTTCATCCCTTTTCTTATTTGTTTTATCTTAATAGTTGCTACAGTAAAAAAAGTCCCAACGTATGAAGTTTTTGTTGAAGGTGGTAAGGAAGGGATCAAAATTGCATTTTCAATCATTCCATTTTTAGTAGGGATGCTTGTATCAATATCGATTTTTCGGGCATCAGGAGCGTTGGATTATTTTATAGGGATGATGAGGCCATTATTAGAAGGGATAGGTGTACCAGCTGAAATTATTCCCCTCGCAATAATGAGGCCGATTTCTGGAACTGCAGCATTAGGAATGACCTCAGACTTAATTGGCACGTATGGACCAGACTCTTTTATTGGAAGATTAGCTTCGACGTTACAAGGAAGTACCGATACAACTCTATACGTGCTCACAGTATATTTTGGAGCAGTAGGAATTAAGAAAATGGGCGATGCATTAAAGGTTGGTCTGCTTGCTGATTTATGTGGCATCATCGCGGCAATCATCGTTGTAACAATCATTTTTGCTAATTAA
- a CDS encoding thiol-disulfide oxidoreductase ResA, which produces MKKQQRLIMRTVILVVLLAALGYALYSNIFMTKEAVAKGDQAPDFVLTDLEGNTHRLSDYKGQGVFLNFWGTWCKPCELEMPYMNNQYQYFKDKGVEIIAVDIDESEFSVKKFVDKHGLTFPVVIDEDSQVMNAYDVGNLPTTFLIDKDGKVVDIVNKTMSESDVKQYMESIMP; this is translated from the coding sequence ATGAAAAAACAGCAACGGTTAATTATGCGAACGGTCATTTTAGTTGTATTGTTGGCGGCCCTTGGATATGCCCTATACTCAAATATATTTATGACAAAGGAAGCGGTTGCAAAGGGAGATCAAGCGCCAGACTTTGTGTTAACAGATTTGGAAGGCAATACTCATCGATTGTCCGATTACAAAGGCCAAGGGGTATTTTTGAATTTTTGGGGGACATGGTGTAAACCGTGTGAACTTGAAATGCCCTACATGAATAATCAATATCAATATTTTAAAGATAAAGGCGTAGAAATCATTGCAGTTGATATTGATGAGTCTGAATTTAGCGTGAAGAAATTCGTCGACAAACACGGATTAACATTTCCAGTTGTAATTGATGAAGACAGCCAAGTGATGAATGCATATGACGTTGGGAATTTGCCAACAACTTTTTTAATAGACAAAGATGGAAAAGTTGTTGATATTGTAAACAAAACCATGAGTGAAAGTGATGTTAAACAATACATGGAAAGCATCATGCCATAG
- a CDS encoding response regulator transcription factor, translating into MEREIKILVVDDEERIRRLLRMYLEREDYVIEEADNGNDGLLKALENDYDLILLDLMMPGKDGIEVCRELREKKATPTIMLTAKGEEVNRVQGFEVGTDDYIVKPFSPREVVLRVKALLRRSSPTSYLQTETTTKDVIVFPHLSIDNDAHRVSADGKEVSLTPKEYELLYFLAKAPDKVFDREQLLKEVWHYEFFGDLRTVDTHVKRLREKLNRVSEEAAKMIVTVWGVGYKFEVTNE; encoded by the coding sequence ATGGAAAGAGAAATTAAGATATTAGTTGTTGATGATGAAGAACGAATTCGACGACTATTAAGGATGTATTTGGAGCGTGAAGATTACGTAATTGAAGAAGCAGACAACGGTAATGATGGTTTACTTAAAGCTCTTGAAAATGACTATGACCTCATTCTTTTAGATTTAATGATGCCTGGTAAGGATGGCATTGAAGTATGTAGAGAGCTTAGAGAAAAAAAGGCGACACCTACAATTATGCTAACTGCAAAAGGTGAAGAAGTAAATCGTGTCCAAGGGTTTGAAGTTGGGACAGATGATTATATCGTTAAACCATTTAGCCCGAGAGAGGTTGTACTTCGAGTCAAAGCATTGTTAAGAAGGTCTTCACCGACTTCTTATTTACAAACTGAAACAACTACAAAAGATGTAATTGTATTCCCTCATTTATCAATTGATAATGATGCACATCGTGTATCTGCGGATGGGAAAGAGGTCAGTCTTACACCTAAGGAGTATGAGCTTCTTTATTTTCTTGCCAAGGCTCCTGATAAAGTGTTTGATAGAGAGCAATTATTAAAAGAAGTTTGGCACTATGAGTTTTTTGGTGACTTACGTACTGTTGATACACACGTAAAACGTCTACGTGAAAAACTGAATCGTGTTTCTGAAGAAGCAGCAAAAATGATCGTAACTGTTTGGGGTGTGGGTTACAAGTTTGAGGTAACCAATGAATGA
- the ccsB gene encoding c-type cytochrome biogenesis protein CcsB — MAELSSNLLYIAFLLYLIATVFFGGTIGNKRSDNKKNRWAQIGIIITILGFVSQLGYFILRWIVAGHAPVSNLFEFTTFFGMMLVGAFIFIYIIYKTSVLGLFTLPIAMLVIAYASMFPTDISPLIPALQSDWLYIHVITVSAGQAILAVSFAAGLIYLVRSVDQSKKSKRTFWLELILYSLVSTIGFITITSGFKVLDYEATFSYVDKSEQPLEVTYQLPALVGPYQGELLTAGRFEPLISMPAVIDAQKLNTLLLSLITGLIIYGMLRLILRKRIGAALQPIVKNVNLDLVDEIGYRAVTIGFPIFTLGGLIFAMIWAQIAWNRFWGWDPKEVWALITWLFYAAFLHLRLSKGWHGEKSAWLAVIGFAIIMFNLVAVNLVIAGLHSYA; from the coding sequence ATGGCAGAATTAAGTAGTAATTTACTATATATTGCTTTTTTACTATATTTAATTGCAACAGTTTTTTTTGGTGGGACGATAGGCAACAAACGCAGTGATAATAAAAAAAACCGTTGGGCACAAATTGGGATTATTATAACGATCTTAGGGTTTGTGTCACAGCTTGGCTATTTTATTTTGAGGTGGATTGTAGCTGGCCATGCGCCAGTCAGTAACTTATTTGAATTTACTACGTTTTTTGGAATGATGTTAGTCGGCGCATTCATTTTTATATATATTATTTATAAAACTAGTGTACTCGGTTTGTTTACACTCCCAATAGCTATGCTAGTTATTGCATATGCTAGTATGTTTCCAACTGACATTTCTCCTTTAATACCTGCGTTACAAAGTGACTGGTTATACATACATGTTATTACTGTATCAGCAGGTCAAGCAATTCTTGCAGTAAGTTTTGCTGCTGGGTTAATTTATTTAGTTAGATCAGTAGATCAATCGAAGAAAAGTAAACGGACGTTTTGGCTTGAATTAATATTGTATAGCTTAGTAAGCACTATAGGTTTTATTACCATTACTAGTGGGTTTAAGGTTTTAGATTATGAAGCGACATTCTCATATGTTGACAAGAGTGAACAGCCACTTGAGGTTACTTATCAACTTCCAGCTTTAGTTGGACCATATCAAGGGGAGCTTCTTACAGCTGGACGCTTTGAGCCACTAATAAGTATGCCTGCAGTTATCGATGCACAAAAATTAAATACTTTACTATTATCATTAATTACAGGATTAATTATATACGGCATGCTGAGGTTAATACTCAGGAAAAGAATTGGAGCTGCATTGCAGCCTATTGTGAAAAATGTTAACTTAGATCTAGTGGATGAGATAGGTTACCGTGCAGTAACGATTGGGTTTCCAATATTCACATTAGGCGGGCTAATCTTTGCGATGATTTGGGCGCAAATAGCATGGAATCGTTTTTGGGGATGGGATCCAAAAGAGGTATGGGCGCTTATTACTTGGCTCTTTTATGCAGCCTTTTTACATTTAAGACTTTCTAAAGGATGGCACGGTGAAAAATCAGCATGGTTAGCGGTAATTGGTTTTGCCATTATTATGTTTAATCTAGTTGCTGTTAACCTAGTCATTGCAGGATTACATTCATACGCATAA
- the scpB gene encoding SMC-Scp complex subunit ScpB, which translates to MNIVEWKAVVEGLLFVAGDDGLSLKQIALVLEIDENIAHDIIIELQEEYKNNKRGLLVSEVANTYQLTTKKEHAAFIKRLVESPASTSLSQAALETLAIVAYRQPITRTEVEEIRGVKTERPLQTLMAKALIKEVGRVEGTGRAILYGTTKEFLEYFGLRTLEELPPLPEQVQEESVQEEADLFFEKFQEIE; encoded by the coding sequence ATGAACATTGTCGAGTGGAAAGCTGTAGTAGAAGGGCTGTTATTTGTCGCCGGTGATGATGGACTGTCGTTAAAGCAAATAGCGCTAGTTCTTGAAATTGACGAAAATATTGCTCATGACATTATTATTGAATTACAGGAAGAATATAAAAATAACAAACGCGGATTGCTTGTTTCAGAAGTTGCAAATACATACCAACTGACGACAAAGAAAGAACATGCAGCCTTCATAAAAAGGTTGGTAGAGTCTCCTGCGTCAACATCTCTTTCACAAGCTGCATTAGAAACATTAGCCATTGTAGCGTACCGTCAGCCGATTACAAGAACAGAGGTAGAGGAAATTCGTGGTGTGAAAACAGAAAGACCACTACAAACATTAATGGCAAAAGCGTTAATTAAGGAAGTTGGTCGTGTTGAAGGCACTGGGAGAGCTATTCTTTATGGCACAACAAAAGAGTTTCTTGAGTATTTTGGTTTAAGAACTCTTGAAGAGCTCCCGCCATTACCAGAGCAAGTTCAAGAGGAATCCGTACAAGAAGAAGCCGATTTGTTTTTTGAAAAATTTCAAGAAATTGAGTAA
- a CDS encoding pseudouridine synthase, translating to MERLQKVIAQAGVASRRKAEQLILDGKVRVNNSTVKELGTKVSSHDKVEVNGIPIEREEPVYYLLYKPRGVISSVSDEKQRKVVTDFFPHLKQRIYPIGRLDYDTSGLLLLTNDGDFANILMHPKYEIEKEYVAKIKGIPTRENVKKLEKGIRLDDGVTLPAKVKVKSIDKKKNTSIVQIIIREGRNRQVRRMLTAIGHDVMKLKREKYAFLDLKGLNTGDARELSPHEVKQLRSVAKTGNKKNIY from the coding sequence ATGGAACGACTACAAAAAGTAATTGCACAAGCAGGAGTTGCTTCTAGGCGAAAAGCAGAGCAATTAATTTTAGATGGAAAAGTACGTGTAAATAATAGCACAGTTAAGGAGCTTGGAACGAAAGTTAGCTCACATGATAAAGTTGAAGTGAATGGGATTCCGATTGAGCGTGAAGAACCTGTTTATTATTTACTATATAAACCAAGAGGTGTTATTTCCAGTGTATCAGATGAAAAACAAAGAAAAGTTGTCACAGACTTTTTTCCTCATCTAAAACAACGTATATATCCTATTGGACGCTTGGATTATGATACATCAGGGTTATTGTTGCTAACAAATGATGGTGACTTTGCAAATATATTAATGCATCCTAAATACGAGATCGAGAAAGAGTATGTTGCAAAAATAAAGGGTATTCCTACTCGTGAAAATGTGAAAAAGCTTGAGAAGGGGATTCGTCTAGATGACGGAGTAACTTTACCGGCAAAAGTGAAAGTTAAGTCAATTGATAAGAAGAAAAATACTTCAATCGTGCAAATTATTATTAGGGAAGGTCGAAATAGACAAGTTCGGAGAATGCTAACGGCGATCGGTCATGATGTAATGAAGTTAAAACGTGAAAAATATGCCTTTTTAGACTTGAAAGGGTTAAATACGGGGGATGCACGTGAGCTTTCTCCTCATGAGGTGAAACAGCTACGCTCGGTAGCGAAGACTGGTAATAAAAAAAATATTTATTAA